Proteins found in one Choloepus didactylus isolate mChoDid1 chromosome 3, mChoDid1.pri, whole genome shotgun sequence genomic segment:
- the C1QTNF7 gene encoding LOW QUALITY PROTEIN: complement C1q tumor necrosis factor-related protein 7 (The sequence of the model RefSeq protein was modified relative to this genomic sequence to represent the inferred CDS: inserted 2 bases in 1 codon), producing MPRKEPKMFVLLYVTSFAICASGQPRGNQFKGETYAPRYICSIPGLPGPPGPPGANGSPGQHGRIGIPGRDGRDGRKGEKGEKGAAGLRGKTGPLGLAGEKGDQGEAGKKGPXGPEGEKGEVGPAGPPGPKGDRGEQGDPGLPGVCRCGSIVLKSAFSVGITTSYPEERLPILFNKVLFNEGEHYNPATGKFICAFPGIYYFSYDITLANKHLAIGLVHNGQYRIKTFDANTGNHDVASGSTVIYLQPEDEVWLEIFFTDQNGLFSDPGWADSLFSGFLLYVDTDYLDSISEDDEL from the exons AGCCAAAGATGTTTGTCCTGCTCTATGTTACAAGTTTTGCCATTTGTGCAAGTGGACAACCTCGGGGTAATCAGTTCAAAGGAGAGACCTACGCCCCAAGATATATCTGTAGCATTCCTGGCTTACCTGGACCTCCAGGCCCCCCGGGGGCAAATGGGTCTCCCGGGCAACATGGTCGGATCGGCATTCCGGGAAGAGATGGTAGAGACggcaggaaaggagagaaaggtgaAAAGGGGGCTGCAG GTTTGAGAGGTAAGACTGGCCCTCTGGGCCTTGCTGGAGAGAAAGGGGACCAAGGAGAGGCTGGGAAGAAAGGACC TGGaccagagggagagaaaggagaagtggGGCCAGCTGGGCCTCCTGGACCAAAGGGAGACAGAGGGGAGCAAGGGGACCCAGGGCTGCCTGGAGTCTGCCGATGTGGAAGCATCGTGCTCAAATCTGCCTTTTCCGTTGGCATCACAACCAGCTACCCAGAAGAAAGACTACCTATTTTATTTAACAAGGTCCTCTTCAATGAGGGAGAGCACTACAATCCTGCAACTGGGAAGTTCATCTGTGCTTTCCCAGGGATCTATTACTTTTCCTATGATATCACATTGGCTAATAAGCATCTGGCGATCGGGCTGGTACACAATGGGCAGTACCGGATAAAGACCTTTGACGCCAACACAGGGAACCATGACGTGGCTTCGGGGTCCACGGTCATCTATCTTCAGCCAGAAGATGAAGTTTGGCTAGAGATCTTCTTCACTGACCAGAACGGCCTCTTCTCAGACCCAGGTTGGGCAGACAGCTTGTTCTCTGGATTTCTCCTGTATGTTGACACAGATTACCTAGATTCCATATCAGAAGATGATGAACTGTGA